The Bicyclus anynana chromosome Z, ilBicAnyn1.1, whole genome shotgun sequence genome window below encodes:
- the LOC112055110 gene encoding G-protein coupled receptor 52-like isoform X1: MPARLLSARGPGGGETSAGDITFESVGKAAIIAIIGFAIIISNLLIIAAFLNFKGLSHEVINYYLLSLAVADLLCGLLIVPLSVYPAVTGQWVFGDLMCRLVGYIEVTLWCVSVYTFMWISVDRYLAVRKPLRYETVSSTIQTRTRCQCWMVFTWISAALLCCPPLLGYKKDATFDKKTLICMLDWGTTYAYTATLAILVLGPSVISIVYNYFYIFSIRRRLHSGVPIHDKEYATALAENLSNPSHSMSFILVTTFWLSWIPYAGVRTYEYFNGQELNIPLLHFGVVWLGIFNSFWKILILVSLSPQFRLALRILCLTACCRSKGRLQAELVGMDNDD, translated from the exons ATGCCAGCTCGGCTGCTGagtgcgcgcgggccgggaggtgGGGAGACGAGCGCCGGGGATATAACATTCGAATCAGTCGGCAAAGCTGCCATCATCGCTATCATAGGCTTTGCCATCATCATCTCGAATCTCCTCATCATCGCCGCATTCTTAAACTTTAAAG GTTTATCGCACGAGGTGATCAACTATTACTTGCTATCGTTGGCGGTGGCGGATCTGCTATGCGGGCTGCTGATAGTTCCACTGTCAGTGTACCCAGCAGTTACCGGCCAGTGGGTATTCGGCGACCTTATGTGCCGTCTCGTTGGCTACATAGAAGTAACTCTGTGGTGTGTCTCAGTATACACCTTCATGTGGATCTCAGTCGACCGGTACTTGGCGGTCAGGAAACCTCTCCGATATGAGACGGTTAGTTCGACG ATACAAACAAGAACGCGATGTCAATGTTGGATGGTGTTCACCTGGATATCCGCTGCATTGCTCTGCTGCCCTCCACTACTCGGATACAAGAAAGACGCGACCTTCGATAAGAAAACTTTGATTTGCATGCTGGATTGGGGTACAACGTATGCTTATACCGCGACCTTAGCTATTCTCGTTCTCGGGCCAAGCGTTATCTCTATCGTGTACAACTATTTCTATATATTCTCGATAAGAAGAAGATTGCATAGCGGTGTACCGATCCACGACAAAGAATATGCGACAGCTCTAGCTGAGAACCTGTCCAACCCAAGCCATTCTATGAGCTTTATTCTGGTTACCACGTTCTGGCTTAGCTGGATCCCGTATGCGGGAGTGCGCACATATGAATATTTCAATGGCCAAGAGTTAAACATTCCCCTGTTGCATTTCGGTGTCGTTTGGTTGGGTATATTTAACTCGTTCTGGAAGATACTGATCCTTGTGTCTCTAAGCCCCCAATTTCGTCTTGCTCTGAGAATACTTTGTCTCACTGCTTGTTGCCGTTCAAAAGGGCGACTTCAAGCTGAACTGGTTGGCATGGACAATGACGATTAA
- the LOC112055110 gene encoding G-protein coupled receptor 52-like isoform X2: MPARLLSARGPGGGETSAGDITFESVGKAAIIAIIGFAIIISNLLIIAAFLNFKGLSHEVINYYLLSLAVADLLCGLLIVPLSVYPAVTGQWVFGDLMCRLVGYIEVTLWCVSVYTFMWISVDRYLAVRKPLRYETIQTRTRCQCWMVFTWISAALLCCPPLLGYKKDATFDKKTLICMLDWGTTYAYTATLAILVLGPSVISIVYNYFYIFSIRRRLHSGVPIHDKEYATALAENLSNPSHSMSFILVTTFWLSWIPYAGVRTYEYFNGQELNIPLLHFGVVWLGIFNSFWKILILVSLSPQFRLALRILCLTACCRSKGRLQAELVGMDNDD; the protein is encoded by the exons ATGCCAGCTCGGCTGCTGagtgcgcgcgggccgggaggtgGGGAGACGAGCGCCGGGGATATAACATTCGAATCAGTCGGCAAAGCTGCCATCATCGCTATCATAGGCTTTGCCATCATCATCTCGAATCTCCTCATCATCGCCGCATTCTTAAACTTTAAAG GTTTATCGCACGAGGTGATCAACTATTACTTGCTATCGTTGGCGGTGGCGGATCTGCTATGCGGGCTGCTGATAGTTCCACTGTCAGTGTACCCAGCAGTTACCGGCCAGTGGGTATTCGGCGACCTTATGTGCCGTCTCGTTGGCTACATAGAAGTAACTCTGTGGTGTGTCTCAGTATACACCTTCATGTGGATCTCAGTCGACCGGTACTTGGCGGTCAGGAAACCTCTCCGATATGAGACG ATACAAACAAGAACGCGATGTCAATGTTGGATGGTGTTCACCTGGATATCCGCTGCATTGCTCTGCTGCCCTCCACTACTCGGATACAAGAAAGACGCGACCTTCGATAAGAAAACTTTGATTTGCATGCTGGATTGGGGTACAACGTATGCTTATACCGCGACCTTAGCTATTCTCGTTCTCGGGCCAAGCGTTATCTCTATCGTGTACAACTATTTCTATATATTCTCGATAAGAAGAAGATTGCATAGCGGTGTACCGATCCACGACAAAGAATATGCGACAGCTCTAGCTGAGAACCTGTCCAACCCAAGCCATTCTATGAGCTTTATTCTGGTTACCACGTTCTGGCTTAGCTGGATCCCGTATGCGGGAGTGCGCACATATGAATATTTCAATGGCCAAGAGTTAAACATTCCCCTGTTGCATTTCGGTGTCGTTTGGTTGGGTATATTTAACTCGTTCTGGAAGATACTGATCCTTGTGTCTCTAAGCCCCCAATTTCGTCTTGCTCTGAGAATACTTTGTCTCACTGCTTGTTGCCGTTCAAAAGGGCGACTTCAAGCTGAACTGGTTGGCATGGACAATGACGATTAA